A window of the Salvelinus sp. IW2-2015 linkage group LG3, ASM291031v2, whole genome shotgun sequence genome harbors these coding sequences:
- the LOC111955015 gene encoding macrophage-capping protein translates to MFPNMAAPGQFGPETQEPGLKVWRVEKMKAVLLKQAEVGAFFNGDSYLVLEHRGDQGADLHMWIGEKSSRDEQVACAMLATQLDSFLGGDPIQHRQVQGYESPEFMNLFPRGVSYKEGGVESGFRRPQGGSGPVHRLYQIKGKRNIRAKEVQLSWENFNKGDCFILDLGETIFSWIGSQANMFEKQKSREIASLIRDTERHGKARITDVNEGEETPEMLKVLGPMRELAESTPEEDSRADVSNSASLYKVSDATGQMKLTNVSEKSPFAKDLLVRDDCFILDNGANGKIFVWKGMGANAEEKREALKMADNFIQQMNYPRMKTQVEILPQGRETIIFKQFFKNWN, encoded by the exons ATGTTCCCCAACATGGCAGCACCCGGACAGTTTGGGCCAGAGACGCAGGAGCCGGGGCTGAAGGTGTGGCGGGTGGAGAAGATGAAGGCGGTGCTGCTGAAGCAAGCTGAGGTTGGAGCCTTCTTCAACGGCGACTCCTACCTGGTGTTGGAGCACAGGGGGGACCAGGGGGCCGACCTACACATGTGGATAG GTGAGAAGTCATCTCGCGATGAGCAGGTGGCGTGTGCCATGCTGGCCACCCAGCTGGACAGCTTCCTGGGTGGTGACCCCATCCAGCACCGGCAGGTCCAGGGCTACGAGTCTCCGGAGTTCATGAACCTCTTCCCCAGGGGGGTCAGCTACAAG GAGGGTGGTGTGGAGTCTGGCTTCAGGCGGCCCCAAGGCGGGTCAGGGCCGGTTCACAGGCTGTACCAGATCAAAGGGAAGCGGAACATCCGTGCCAAGGAGGTGCAGCTGAGCTGGGAGAACTTCAACAAGGGAGACTGTttcatcctggacctgggagag ACCATATTTTCCTGGATCGGCTCGCAGGCCAACATGTTTGAGAAGCAGAAGTCGCGTGAGATCGCCAGCCTGATCCGTGACACTGAGAGACATGGCAAAGCACGCATCACTGACGTCAATGAGGGGGAGGAGACGCCGGAAATGCTCAAG GTGCTGGGACCAATGCGAGAGCTGGCAGAGAGCACTCCAGAGGAGGACAGTCGCGCAGACGTCTCCAACTCCGCCTCCCTCTACAAG GTGTCCGATGCGACAGGTCAGATGAAACTGACCAATGTCTCTGAAAAGAGCCCATTTGCCAAGGACCTTCTGGTGCGCGACGACTGCTTTATTTTGGATAATGGGGCCAACGGAAAGATCTTTGTTTGGAAAG GTATGGGAGCAAatgcagaggagaagagggaggccCTAAAAATGGCAGATAACTTCATCCAACAGATGAACTACCCCAGGATGAAAACGCAG GTGGAGATACTACCACAAGGGAGGGAGACGATCATCTTCAAGCAGTTCTTCAAAAACTGGAACTGA
- the LOC139023301 gene encoding DNA-directed RNA polymerase II subunit RPB1-like gives SPTTPKYSPTSPTYSPTSPTYTPTSPKYSPTSPTYSPTSPKYSPTSPTYSPTSPKGSTYSPLSPGYSNPSPSFTLTSPAISPDDSDEENN, from the coding sequence TCACCGACGACGCCCAAGTACAGCCCCACTTCGCCCACCTACTCACCCACCTCGCCCACCTACACCCCCACCAGCCCCAAGTACTCCCCTACCTCCCCAACATACTCTCCAACCTCGCCCAAATACTCTCCCACCTCCCCTACCTACTCACCAACTAGCCCCAAAGGGTCCACCTACAGCCCCCTGTCTCCGGGCTACAGCAACCCCTCGCCCAGCTTCACCCTCACCAGCCCGGCCATCAGCCCAGACGACAGTGACGAGGAGAACAACTGA